Sequence from the Gemmatimonadota bacterium genome:
TCGACGCCGTCCACGAGAAACCGGGCCCGGCCGATTACGGGCTGCGGGCGCCAGGGAGACCCGATCAGTGCCGTGTCTTCCACCACGACCCTCGGATCGTTCAGGGAGCGGCGGTGCCAGTAGGGCCGGGTGAGGCCGGCGTCGGGCGGTACTTCGACCCGCCAGTTCTCCGCGAAGCTTTCGTTGTAGCCGATGTCTGAGGATTGCCGGGACAAACCGGGTGAACCGGACGAACCGGGTGGTCCTGGCGATCCGAACCGTCCAGGCGTTCTGGCCGGTCTGGCCGGGACCGGATCAAGGACCGCGGTCCAACCCTCCGGAACGTCCAGCGCCAGGTCGGTGACGCGGACGGGCCGCACACTGCGGTTCAGCAGCACCAGGTGCACGCCGAGCAGGTTGCCCGGGACGACCCGGTCGTCGCTGGTGAGCACTTCGAAGGCCATGCCGAGGGCCAGGACCGCCGCATTGGCGAAGTCTTCCTCCTTCTGATCGAGCAGAAAGAGCATATCCGCGAGGACGCCGGCCGGCAGGCCGCCCTGTTCAAGGTCGCTCCGGAGCGCCCGGATCATGCGCAGGCCTTCCAACACGGGGTCCAGCACGGCGGGAGGGTCCAGCGGCCGGTAGGCGTCCACGGCCTCGCGGGCCAACGCGTCCAGCCGCTCGAGCCGGCCGGCGAATCCGGGGATCTTTCCGGCGTCCGGTCCGGCCATGGCATGGAATCGCATGAAAGTCGTGTCCAGGCCGTCGAACAGGTGGGCGTCTCCGTCCGCGTGCGCCATGCCCGCGTGCGCCATGCCCGCACGCGCGACCAGCTTGATCTTCGTGGTCGCCGGACCCTTCGGCTGCAGGGTCCCCATGTCCTGGGAGCGGTGCATGCTGCGGCCCGCCAGGCCGAGTTCGCGGTACGACCGGTCCAGCACGGGACTGTAGGTGCCTACGTCGACCACCAGGGAATCGATGCTGTCGAAGGATGCCCGCGTGTTGTTGATGTACAGCTTGCGGGCCTGCCAGGGACGCAGGCCGTCCCGCAGGTGTTCGGGAAAGCGTTCCGGATCGGCCGCGACGATAAAGGCTTCGCGGGTGATCCTCCCGGCCGCCTGGTGATGCCCGTGCCCGTCGCGGGGAGAATCGGCGAATACGGACACGATCACGTCGGGACGAAAGCGGCGGATGACCCGCACGACGTCCGAAAGCAGCATTTCATCATGATTCCAGTATTCCAGGGTTTCCTCGGCCGACTTGGAGAACCCGAAGTCGTACGTCCGTGTGAAGAACTGCTCCGCGCCGTCGAATCGGCGGGCTGTCAGCAGCTCTTCCGTCCGGATCACGCCGATGGCGTCGTAGAGCTCGGGGCCGATGAGGTTCTGTCCACCTTCGCCGCGGTTGAGGGAAAGGTAGGCGGTCCGCGCGTGTAACCCCCGGCTCACGTAGGCGACCAGGGCGCTGTTCTCGTCATCGGGATGGGCGCCGGTGTGCAGCATGCTGGCCACGACGGGCAGGCGCAGCACGGCCTGGGCCAGGGTGGACGTCCCCTTGCCGTCGGGCACCGGACGGATGTCGCCGGCCGTGGCGGCTGTGCTGGCCGCGACAGTCGGCGCGGAGAAAGCGAGCAGGAGACAGAGGAGAAATCGAGTGTGCATGATGGGCTCCGGTTCGATCGGGCGTCCGGCAGCGACCGCCGGTTCGATCGGGCGTCCGGCAGCGACCGCCGGTTCGATCAGGCGTCCGGCAGCGACCGTCTGTATAGCCAGATAACGCCCGCTACCACGAGGAATAGGCCGATGAACATCCAGCCGAACCTGCGCCGGGTATCGACTTCGGTGCGCGCGGTTTCCACTTCTTTTCTGATGCTTGGGTAGACCTGTTCCAGCGAATCGACGACGGCGACCATTGTCTCGAGTACGAAGACGTGGGAGGCCCGCTCGACATAGGCGTCCCGCGCCAGGGTGGCCTGGGTCAGGATGAGGTCGACCGGGACCCCGGCCGAACGGATCTCCTCCGCGGCCAGCCGGAACTCGACGACCGGCTCGAGTCCCCGGTCGGTCAGGGCGATGTAATCGTCCATGATCGCCTGCTCGTGACAGTCCTCGCAGTTGTCGGGTATGGAAATCAGGGACGCCTGGGGTTGGACTATTTCGTGGTTTGAGTGGCAGTCCACGCAGTTGGGCCAGAAATCCCCCTCGAGGCCATGGGGGCTGGGCACGTAGTTATTCATCTGGACCTGGTGGCACTCGCCGCACAGTTCGTGGACGACGTAGGGGTCAGGCAGGCCGACGAAGTCCATTTCGACGTCGTGCGCTTCGTCCTCCACCATCGTGGCGGCGTTCCCGCCGTGACAATCCTGGCAGTAGATGTCCGCCGGAAGATGCGCGCTCCGCTGCCATTCGGCCACCGGCAGGCTCATGTCTTCGTCGTCCAGGCCGGCATGGCAGCTGACGCAATTATTGGTCGCCGCGGACAGTTGCGCTTCCGCGGAATCTGCTGTCGTCCAGGAGAGGATCAGCAGCGGAAGGAGGAAGAGGGCCGCCCGCGCCCGGTATGCCGCCCGCGCCCGGTATGCCGCCCGCGCCCGGTATGCCGCCCGCGCCCGGTATGCCACCCGCGTACGATATGATGCCCGTCCGCTCATTCGGTCCCCTCGCCGCTAGTGTCCGGCAGGACAACAGGTTCCTCGACCGTCCCGATGGCGTGGGGCCAGCCGTAGATGTCGAAGTGATACCTCGTGCCCATGAAGGTCATCTCCGTTTCCGAGATCTTGCCGAGCAGGGCGAGGGCGATGTTCAGCACGATGAACAGGATGCCGAGGGACGTCGCGAGGGGCCGGCGCGCGGGCGTACGGGCCGGCGTACGGTCCCAGAAGGGCAGCAGCAAAATGGCCAGGACCACCAGGCCGGACCCGATGATGCCGATGGTTTTCGGGAGGTATTTCAGTGCCTGGTAGGAGGACAGGAAATACCATTCCGGCTTGACGCCCACCGGCGTGTTGAAGGGGTCGGCCTTTTCGTGAAGCGGCAGGGGGTAGTAGATGATCATGAAGATCATCGACGCCAGGACCAGCAGGACCACGATGGCTTCTTTCATCACGTGCTGTGGGTAGAAGGGCTTGCCGCCGGCTTTCTTCAGTTCTTCCGGCGTTTTCTCCGGCACGTCCGTTCCTTCGAGCGGCGAGATGCCCTTGTACCGGATGAGGACCAGGTGCACGGTGACCAGGGCGATGAAGGCCCACGGCAGCAGCACCACGTGCAGCACGAAGAAGCGGGTGAGGGTCACGTCGGAGATGATTTCGCCGCCCCGCATGAGAATCAGCAGGTACTCGCCGATGAGCGGCGTCGCGGCGGCGATCTCCGTACCCACCGTCGTGCCCCAGTAGGAGAGCTGGTCCCAGGGCAGGAGATAGCCCGTAAAGCCGAAGGCCAGGGTCACGACCAGCAGGCCGAACCCGAAGAGCCAAGTAAGCTCCCGGGGTTTCTTGTAACCGCCGTAGAAGAACACGCGGACCGAGTGCAGCAGCAGGAAGGCGATCATGAAATTGGCGCCGTAGGTATGCACCTGGCGCATGAGCCAGCCGAAGCGCACCTGCTCCATTATGTACTTCACGCTCTCGTAGGCCGTATCGGCCGACGCCTCGTAGTAGATCATCAGGAAGACGCCCGAGACGGCCTGGGAAAGGAAGAACATCAGGGTGACCGTTCCGAAGGAGAACAGCCAGTTGAGATGGCGGGGCACGGGCTTGGTCAGCTGGCGGCGGCAGAAATCGATGATGACCGAGATTTCCGTGCGATCATCGAGCCAGTTGTACACCTCGTTGGACAGGCGTCTGATCATGGTGGCTGGTCGCATGCTCCGCGTAGAAAGTGCCGAACGGACGCCGGCGGTCAGACGCCGGCGGTCAGACGCCGGCGGTTACACGCCGACGATGATCTTGTCGTCGGTGACGGACAGTTCGACCGCGGTCAGGGGACCGGGAATCGGTCCGCCCTGGACGCTGCCGTCCGTGCCGAATATGCCGCCGTGACAGGGACAGATCAGGCTCTGCGTTCCCCCCTCCCACTTGACGACGCAACCCAGGTGGGGACAAACGGCGTTGTAGGCGATGTAACCGTCGGAAGTGTTGACCACGATGGTCGGCCGGCCCCGGTAGATAACCGTCCTGGACGTGCCGGGAGGCAGGGACGCGCGGTCGATTTCAACCCGGTTGGCGCCTTCGGCTTCGGGGGGTGGTTCGATGTAACGGATGAGCGGATAGACGGCCATCAGGGAGCCGATACCGCCCAGCGCGCCGAGGCATCTCTTCAGGAATCGGCGGCGGCGGACCGGATCGGGACGCGTCTTCCCTGGGGTCTTTCCGGTGGTCTTTCCGGGGGTCTTGCCGGACTTCTCGCCGGGTGCGGCTGGCCCGGGCGGCTTCTGTGACGAGGACATGTAAATTATCCATAATGACGTGATTTCTGGTCATGCGTAGATTAAGGACCGCCGGCCTGGATGTCAACCTCTTTCGGGGGGTTCCGGCGGACGTGCGTCCGACCCGAATCGCCTTGACACAGCGGGATAAATGGGCGTACCTATTCAGATACCATGGCCGCTTCATTCTTCAGGACGGTACTGCCGCTCCTTGCCGCGGCAACCCTGGCGCATGTCCCCGGATGCGCGGCTTCTTCGCTCTCCGTCCGGTTCGATGTATACCGTTCGCCCCTGCTCGGCCTCCCCGGCGAAGAAGAATCGATCGCCCTGCTCGGTTTCAACGGCACCGACCTGGCCCTGAACAACCTGACCGGGTTCCTGTTCGCCCGCGCGCTCGTTTCGGATTCCACGCTGACGGCCATCGAAATGAGACCGGTGCTCCGGACGTTGTCCCGCCACCCTCACGAGGCCGGCCGGATCCCCGATTCTCTCGCACTGATCGTAGGAAGGGAAATCAACGCCGATATCACGCTCGTCGGCGATCTCGAAAGGGCTTACACGGAAGCTTACGGGGAGGTAAAAGTCTTTCGGGAGGAGGAGGCCATGGAGGTGGGACTCGGAAGAACCGATATCAAGATCGTAAACAAGTCCTATATCGTGCCGCATATCGATCAGACGGCGGTCATGACGGCTACGCTCAGGGCCTACGACGTCGGTTCGAACGAACTGCTCGGCAGCTTTTCCGTCACGGAAACCGAATCCTACCGCACGGTGCTGCCAGATCCCGTCGAGTCGCCGCCGGAAGGGAACGTCTCCGTCGAGATCGTTTCGCCGATGCTGACCGAGGTAATCGCCAGGCGCATCGTGGACCGTCTGATGGCCTCCATCGTCCGGGAGGAAATCCAGGTTACGCGGCGGCTGGTCCCTGCCGGCAGTCGCGGGGGGATCTCGGCGGCAAGGGAAGGGAACTGGTCCGGGGCGGTGGCGATATGGGAAGGTCTCGTGGAAGTGGACCCGAACAACGCGGAAGCGTGGAACAACCTTGCGATTGCCTACGAAAGGTCCGGCCGCCGGACCGATGCCTCGGCCGCCTACCGAAGCGCGCTCTCAGCGAGACCCGGCGACCGGACGATCCAGGTCAACAGCCGGGCATTCGGACTCCCCGAGGCCCACTAGTCGAACCGGACCATCCGGTTGCCCGCGGCCGATTCGTAGATACCATCCAGGATCTGCATGATCTCGACGCCCTGCTCGCCCGTGGACATGGGCGTGCGGCCGGCCCGGATACAGTCCACGAAATGGGCGATCTCGGCCGCGATGCAGACCGACCATTCCCGCGGCGCGTAGGCGGGCGTGATATCCACCTGCTCGCCGTGCAGGTCGGTATAGACGGTCAGATCGTTGCCCGTGATCTCGGCGCCGCCCCGGGTGCCCATGAGCTTGACGTAGGAGCCTTCCGAAGGCACGTGGGAGGCCCAGCTCGTCTCCGCGACGAGCGTGGCATCGCCCTCGAACCGGATGAAGGCCGCGGCGAGGTCTTCCACGTCGAAGACGCCTTCCGCCGAATCGCTCAGCCGTGCGTAGGTGGCGCCCACCACGGACTCGGGCCGCGGGTTGCCCATGAGCCAGCGCGCCAGATCGATCATGTGGACGCCCAGGTCGATCAAGGGCCCGCCGCCGGCCTGGGCCTTGCGCGTAAACCAGGTCCCGGCGCCCGGAATGCCGCTCCGCCTCAACCAGCCGGTCTTCGCGTAGTAGATCTCACCCAGCACGTCCTGCTCGATCAGTTTCTTCAGGATCTGCGTCTCGGCGCGGAAACGGTTGTTCAGGGCGATCATGAGGTAACGGCCGTTGCGCCGGGCTGCGGCGGCCATGTCGCGCGCCTGGACCGCGTTCAGCGCCATGGGCTTCTCGCACAGCACGTGGACGCCGGCGTCCAGGCCGTCGATGGTCACGGGCGCGTGCAGGAAATTCGGCAGGCAGACACTGACGAGATCGGGGCCCAGGGCGAGCAGGTCCCGGTAGGCGGAAAACGCATGGGGCACGCCGTGTTCCGACGCGGTCCGTTCGGCCAGCCCGACGTCCAGATCGGCCAGTCCGACGACTTCCACCCGTTCGTCCGCGAGATAACCGGAGAGATGGGCCCGTCCCAGCCCCAGTCCGATCACGCCGGCGGTCGTTTTTTTGTTCATTCGCCTCTGCTGGAATGGTCCGGAGACTACTTGCCGACTACTTGCTGCCGCGGTAGGCGCCTACTTGCCGCCGCGGTAGATAACTACTTGCCGCCGCGGTAGGCGATCAGATCAATCTCGATGCCGGCGTTCAGCACGACACCGGACTGTATGGTGGACCGGGCCGGCGGATCGCCCGTGTAGTAGGACCGGTACACTTCGTTCATAGCGGAAAAGTCATTAAGGTCGTTGAGAAACACCGTGGCCTTGACGACGTCGTCCATGGTCAGCCCGGACTTGGCCAGCGCCGTCTGCAGGTTATCCATGACCATTTTCGTTTCCGCTTCGATACCGCCGGGGATGATCCGGCCCCGGACGGCGGCGATCTTGCCGGACAGGAACACGAAATCGCCCGCCTCGATGGCCTCGCTGTAGTTCGCGCCCGGGTTAACCGCCTTGCGGCCCCGGTCGTCCTGCGATTGGGCGGGCATGACGGCGTACCCCAGCGAAACGGCGGCGACGAGCAGCGCCGTGAGGCCGGCGAACAGCCACCTGGAAATCACTATGTTCAACTCGAAGCTTTCTTCCTTTCTACCGCCCCGGATTCGTATGGTCGAGCCCATGATAACCTCCCCTGATTTTGGTTGACACTACATGCCTTCGGCATTATCTTTATCGACTATGATCAAAAAATCAAGTAGTATTGGGAAAAGGATGGATAGGTCTACGTGCCCTATTGTTCGTATGGTCCGACTGCAATTGCCTCTTCGGACCCGGGGCGCGGTAAAACCAGATTGAAGCGAAGAAAAATGCACGGTCAGCGTGCATTTTTTTTTGTCCGCCTTTTCATCTCCGTGGAGGGCTAAGGTCGCATGCAGGAAAGCTTGATAGCGCTGTTGGAATTGCAGAAGACGGATCAGGACCTGCACGAACTCGAACAGTACAAGGTAGACATACCCAACCAGCTCAAGTCAATGGAATCCGCCCAGTCCGAGGCGGAAACCAGGCTCTCGGACCAGGAAACGAAGGTCGCGGACATCGAGAAGGACCGGCGTCAGCACGAACGGGACCTGCAGGCCGCGCA
This genomic interval carries:
- a CDS encoding PIG-L family deacetylase gives rise to the protein MHTRFLLCLLLAFSAPTVAASTAATAGDIRPVPDGKGTSTLAQAVLRLPVVASMLHTGAHPDDENSALVAYVSRGLHARTAYLSLNRGEGGQNLIGPELYDAIGVIRTEELLTARRFDGAEQFFTRTYDFGFSKSAEETLEYWNHDEMLLSDVVRVIRRFRPDVIVSVFADSPRDGHGHHQAAGRITREAFIVAADPERFPEHLRDGLRPWQARKLYINNTRASFDSIDSLVVDVGTYSPVLDRSYRELGLAGRSMHRSQDMGTLQPKGPATTKIKLVARAGMAHAGMAHADGDAHLFDGLDTTFMRFHAMAGPDAGKIPGFAGRLERLDALAREAVDAYRPLDPPAVLDPVLEGLRMIRALRSDLEQGGLPAGVLADMLFLLDQKEEDFANAAVLALGMAFEVLTSDDRVVPGNLLGVHLVLLNRSVRPVRVTDLALDVPEGWTAVLDPVPARPARTPGRFGSPGPPGSSGSPGLSRQSSDIGYNESFAENWRVEVPPDAGLTRPYWHRRSLNDPRVVVEDTALIGSPWRPQPVIGRARFLVDGVEIEIRQAAQYRFADRAFGEIRRELQVVPALSVTMDPQVVVAPSGRESPMRFSVSVVSNVDGGIDGGLSLEAPDGWEVSPGVFPLTFSGRGQAATFNYTVIPARYAQDGAYDVRAVAKAGGNEYREGYEVIAYPHIEPRHLYRGSASVVQVAPVNLPDDLSVGYIMGSGDQVPLVLEQMGLRVRLLTGEDLATADLDAFDLIIAGIRAYEVRDDLIAVNQRLLDYVEAGGVYIVQYNKYAFNLDQFGPYPFQINRPHDRVTREDAPMDILVPDHPVFNRPNRITDADFEGWVQERGLYFQGEWDPRYTPLMASQDPGEPPKGGGLLEARYGKGRYIYTGYAWFRQLPAGVPGAVRLFANLIGLAAENRAR
- a CDS encoding cytochrome bc complex cytochrome b subunit, giving the protein MRPATMIRRLSNEVYNWLDDRTEISVIIDFCRRQLTKPVPRHLNWLFSFGTVTLMFFLSQAVSGVFLMIYYEASADTAYESVKYIMEQVRFGWLMRQVHTYGANFMIAFLLLHSVRVFFYGGYKKPRELTWLFGFGLLVVTLAFGFTGYLLPWDQLSYWGTTVGTEIAAATPLIGEYLLILMRGGEIISDVTLTRFFVLHVVLLPWAFIALVTVHLVLIRYKGISPLEGTDVPEKTPEELKKAGGKPFYPQHVMKEAIVVLLVLASMIFMIIYYPLPLHEKADPFNTPVGVKPEWYFLSSYQALKYLPKTIGIIGSGLVVLAILLLPFWDRTPARTPARRPLATSLGILFIVLNIALALLGKISETEMTFMGTRYHFDIYGWPHAIGTVEEPVVLPDTSGEGTE
- a CDS encoding Rieske 2Fe-2S domain-containing protein; protein product: MSSSQKPPGPAAPGEKSGKTPGKTTGKTPGKTRPDPVRRRRFLKRCLGALGGIGSLMAVYPLIRYIEPPPEAEGANRVEIDRASLPPGTSRTVIYRGRPTIVVNTSDGYIAYNAVCPHLGCVVKWEGGTQSLICPCHGGIFGTDGSVQGGPIPGPLTAVELSVTDDKIIVGV
- a CDS encoding tetratricopeptide repeat protein, whose protein sequence is MAASFFRTVLPLLAAATLAHVPGCAASSLSVRFDVYRSPLLGLPGEEESIALLGFNGTDLALNNLTGFLFARALVSDSTLTAIEMRPVLRTLSRHPHEAGRIPDSLALIVGREINADITLVGDLERAYTEAYGEVKVFREEEAMEVGLGRTDIKIVNKSYIVPHIDQTAVMTATLRAYDVGSNELLGSFSVTETESYRTVLPDPVESPPEGNVSVEIVSPMLTEVIARRIVDRLMASIVREEIQVTRRLVPAGSRGGISAAREGNWSGAVAIWEGLVEVDPNNAEAWNNLAIAYERSGRRTDASAAYRSALSARPGDRTIQVNSRAFGLPEAH
- a CDS encoding Gfo/Idh/MocA family oxidoreductase; the protein is MNKKTTAGVIGLGLGRAHLSGYLADERVEVVGLADLDVGLAERTASEHGVPHAFSAYRDLLALGPDLVSVCLPNFLHAPVTIDGLDAGVHVLCEKPMALNAVQARDMAAAARRNGRYLMIALNNRFRAETQILKKLIEQDVLGEIYYAKTGWLRRSGIPGAGTWFTRKAQAGGGPLIDLGVHMIDLARWLMGNPRPESVVGATYARLSDSAEGVFDVEDLAAAFIRFEGDATLVAETSWASHVPSEGSYVKLMGTRGGAEITGNDLTVYTDLHGEQVDITPAYAPREWSVCIAAEIAHFVDCIRAGRTPMSTGEQGVEIMQILDGIYESAAGNRMVRFD
- a CDS encoding RidA family protein yields the protein MPAQSQDDRGRKAVNPGANYSEAIEAGDFVFLSGKIAAVRGRIIPGGIEAETKMVMDNLQTALAKSGLTMDDVVKATVFLNDLNDFSAMNEVYRSYYTGDPPARSTIQSGVVLNAGIEIDLIAYRGGK